CCAATTGTACTGGGCATCCAATAGTTTCCCCTAATATTTCAGCAGTTTCACGTGCTCTTTTTAACGTACTTGCCCATATAAAATCTGGCGGGAAATCATTTTTTACTTTTTGTGATAAACTTCCCACTTGCTTTCTACCTCTTTCCGTTAATCATGTACATTTAAAATAGCTGCTTCAGATTCTCTGTGGCGAATTAATAGTATTTGCATACCTTTTCCCCCTTATATCTTTTAAATCCAAAAAGTATAAAACTAAACTACACCGTTAATTTAATAGCTGTTTTCTCAAAGATTGTTGCTTCTGGTTTTGCTATCTTCTTCAATTAAAGGACCACGTTAGTTGAATAAGAGAAACGCTAATTCCACAATCGGGCCCTTTAATGGAATAACAATAAATAATTTTTATTCTAAAACCACTTATTTTTTTACAATTGAATATTCTATTTCTCTAACCATGTCAATTTTGTCGCCTCTTATTTCGTGTAATTCCGAGATAAACAAATACCAAACATACTATAAGACCTAATGTAGCTGGAATAATTATAGATTTGCCAGAGTCCCCTGCAAATAGGATACTCCATCCTACTTTCCCTACTGCAATAAAGGCCATAATTGACAAGCCGAACCAAATGTTACGTTGCCAGAAAGCAAGAGCTAGGAGGGTTAAAGATAGTGGTACAATCAATGTAAGCAAAATTTTACCCAATCCCCAATCCCCAGTTAAATAATCGACTTCATATTGAAGAAATTCTTGCACTATTGTATCTACGGTAGTCGGTTCCGGGAACCAAAACATGGATGTGAAAATACAGAACAGAGTGAAGGAGATTCCAGCAAGGCTCCTCTTGAAGGCAAAAAAACAAAAAGGAATAATAAATATAGGTCTGATATACCAAGAAAGCTGATTATGATGTCTTGCAAAAGCCCAATCTAGTAAATCGTGATTAAATATAAATGCAAACAGTAAACTTATGGAGCATAGAGCAAAGAAAATAGCCAATGGCGTATCATATTTACGCATCAAAAGTTTTTCTCCTTCCCTTGTATTGGGATTGATAGACCTTTTTCTAAGAACAACATCATTTCATCAATTAAAGAAAATAGCTTATCATCAAAATAATCGTTGCCAGATTTGTTGATGAAATTTTGAACAAGTGACAGGTTAAGAGTTTGAATAAGCAAAATGATTGTTTCATTATTTAATCTCTGATCAATTTCATGTTTCTTCTTACTCTCATTAATTAATGTATGAAAAAATTCATTACTCTTTTTATCTTCTTCCCCAAGTAGTGATTTTTTCAAATCTTGATCGGAATTTAAGATAAGGTCGTTTGCAATTTTGGCCATATCAGGATGCTTACGGTAAAAATGAATTCCCCCAATAAATAGGTTCCTTACAATATCAATAAATTTCATTTCACTAGTTATCTGGGTTAAATATTGGGAGTACTCGTGTTTTTTGATGCCTACTTGTTCAACTACATACTTATACAAATCAAGTTTGTCTTCGAAGTATTGATAAAAACTCCCCCTAGGAATTTCAGCTTTCTTAATAATGCTTGAGATACTGGACTCTTGATAACCATGCTCAGAGAATTCAGCCATACTAACTTCTAAAATCTTTAATTTCTTCTCTTTGGGTAGGTTAAAAAATGTTGAAGATGGCAATGGGTAATACCTCACTTTCATTATGACACCTGCGTCATATGACACTACTGTCATAATATAACATGGAATAGATTTAGTAAATATTTTCTTTTACATAAACATCCTATAATTTTTTCTTCATCAACTATTTTACAATAGATTTGTTCCACAATCTGGCCCTTTTTAAAAAAAGACACGTTCCTAAATAAACGTGCCCGATTGTTGAATATCAAGTAAATGATTAAAAACCAGCCGCCTTTAAGGTGCCATTTTTTATATCAAAAATTATCAGCTGAATAATTAACTAGTATGCTTTTTTCAGCTTTCCATACATTTCTAATTTTATTTTTTCTCAGATCATAGTAACAGAGCATGCTTTCTTTAGGTATTTCCAAAACACTATAATCTCTTTTTTCATCAATAAAACTAGATAAAAAATAAAATCCTTCTTTTTTCTCATCAAATTTAACGGAACGAATTTTTGAATAACTGCTATTACTAGATAGTAATGGCTTCATTTTATTTGATTTGATATCTATTTCTGCAACATGCGAAATCGGACTATTTATCTTTTCATCGTAACTAATTATTACCGAGCTATTATCTGGTGCCAATGATACTCCACTTATAAACTTCTCAACTGTATCAATGTGTTCTTTTTTTTCTCCTTTTGTATTATATATATCTAAACTGTATTTTGGTGGTTGTAATTTAGTATGATTGTTATTTGCTTCTTCTAGTTTTTAGTATCATCCTTTTCGGAGTAAGAAACGACAATTAATTTATTACTGTTCGGATTATAATTAAAATCTAAAATACTTCTATCTTTATCTTCTTTTGCCCATATTTCAACTTTATTTGTTTGAAGGTTATAAGTAGCTATATGAAAATTTTTATACTCATCTTTTAACAATACCCTCATAAAGAGAATATTTTGTTCTTTATCTATTTGGATAAAATCTATGTTACTAAATTCAGTAGTCAGCTGTTTAGATTGATTAGTATTTAGGTCATTTTCAAACAATTGAATTGTGTGATCCTTAGCTCCATCTGCAAAGTACAATTTATTACTCCCTTCAGAATAAGCAAATGAAGTATAATCTTCCATATTATCACTTAATAATATTTTATTTGTATTTTTAATCGGATCATACTGATAGAATGTATTCATTAAATTTTTAGGATTGAAAATATTTATATAAAACTTAGAGTCCGAAACATTATTATTAAAAAATAATTTACTACCAAGTAGAAAAAACATTACTACAACTATTGCAAAAAGTAATAAAACTTTTTTTTTCAAAGTACCCCTCCTGAAAGTTGGTAAATACATAATCCAGATAAAATTATTTATCCGGATTATTTATTTTTATTCTGTTACTTCATCTGTTACTTCTTATCTTCTATGATTTCGCTAATTCCAAGAGAATCATTCCATCAAATCATCCCTTTATTAATATACCCAACAGACTTTAAGGTATTGTTACTCAACAATTATCAAATCGATCATTTGATTCTGATTTACTTTTCCTTTCATTATAAGAACACCCCTTTAGATAACCTTATCCAAACGGGCAAAGCATCGTTGAGTTCATATCATTTAAATTCCTCTTTAACAAAGTCAATGAGTAGGGACTTTAATACGTCACCATCCTGCCCCATATGGTACATATCTGTTCCGTGATAACCGCTCTCGTCCACAATTAGCTCTTTATCAGTTGCTCTAGATTCTTGATATAATTGACGCACATGTTTTTCAATACTGCCTCCATAATCACCAGGTGAAAAAACAAACAAGGATGGCGCTTTAATCTCTTTGACACTTGGAATTGCATCAAGGTTTGAACATTGTGCAGGAGAAGAAAGAATAATTAGTCCCTCAATAGGAAGCTCTTGACGAACGCCTGCAACGATTGCTGTTGTACCACCACATGATGCTCCTGCCAAAAATACTTTTTTAGCACCCATTCGTTTGAGTTCGTTTAAGGCTGCATCTGCATCAAGCTCTATATGTTCATTAACTTGGATCTTCTGTGAGGCACCGTGATTACGATATTCAGGAATAATAACTAAATATCCGTTATCTGCCAGTTCAGTTCCTATGTCAAGAAAAGAGCAAATGGAATAACCTTGCTCGTGTGCAAGCAGGACTCCTTTATTTCCGCTACCAAGCACAAGTGCCGACAAATATACCCCATCACTGGTTGTCAATGTAGTTGCTTGATCGCGTAGCTCATCTGGAACACAACTATTCACAAGATGCCCTCTAGAAGACTTTATCGTTCGATCTGGCCAGGCAGGATCATACTCAACCGGTGGGTTTAATGGTATGTTCGTCATTTCTGCAAGTGACGTTTCATTTATGGTCTCGGTTTTAGAAGCAGTACTTTGGTTTTGATTAGATATAGATTGATCTTCATTAGAAGATACAGGATTTTTTGTGGTGCAGCCTGTAATTGTTACTAACAAAATGAGTAATGCAAGTAACATTTTTGTTTTGTTTAAAGATATGTTCATAGATTTTCTATTCCTCCAACTTTTACTGAACATAGAACTGAGAGTGTTTCATACTGTCCATCAAATAGTTTGACGTACTGTGTAAAACGACTTCCTGTTGATGAAACAACTCTTTAGAGACATTGGCTATATAGGAATCTATCTCTACAATCGTGACAGGCGTCTTTTATTCTTCAATTGTATAAACATAAGTGCTGCGTTCAACATAATGAACTGCTTTATTTAGCACAGTGATCCAATTAATTAATTATTTACCATTATAGTATCCAAGGTAGTAGGTGGAAGCAAGGCACAAGATCAAGAAGTCTTTAATTTTGTAAAAAATATTTGTTGGATTTTATCAAAAATGATAATCATGGTGGAATACCTATCAAACAAAATAAAGTAAAAAAACATCCTAACAGATTCAAAGTAAATAAATCGAACTGATCATACTCTTTATATTCCTCTAGAATACTTCCATATTCCCAGTAATATATGAAACGAATAAAAGGCTTGGAATGTTTTCTTATCTTTTTTATCTTCGAAGTTCCTCACACGCCTTTAAATTCAATGATATCCACTTGATTCGGAGGTGTGCTGGTTGTAATGGAAAATCAAAACAACTCGGGTTTATCTCTGTGTTGATTTGAAGAATACTCTATTCCATTCGAACACGCCGATCATGTAAGCAGACACCTATAAATAACACCCACCTCCTCCAAACCCCCTCACCCCCAATAGAAATATAGCTAAATCAATCCTCCGCAATCTAGCCCTTTAGACGAAGAAAGACACATTCCTTACAAAAGAAATGCGCCCGTTTGTGAAATATCGTTTATTAAACTATAGCAACTGTTACTTCAATAATGCTTTTTGTTAGACTTATTTTGATTCCCACATTTAATCCTCTAAATAGTCAAATTTTCTCGCGTGTTCTACTTCCTGAATGGAAACTTGGCGTGTTAATTCATCTGTTTCGGAGATATGGTAGGAATCCCATTCATCATTAACGGCAATTTCTTCAGGGTCTTCATATAATTCATCATAATTTTCAAAATCCCCTTCAAAATCGGACGGTGATTCAGAGGTTCCATATTTTGCCACAACTTGAAACACATCTTCATAATCATGAATATCATCCTTGTCATCTCGGCCAGAAAAAGAATTGTCAACTGGAGGAAGCATCACTTGCTCTTCAACCGGTCGATCTGTTGGAACGTCTTTTGCAGTATGTTCAATACAAAAAGCGGTATAAGGCAGTGCTACCAATCGATCGTAAGGGATATCTTGTTGACAAACTTCACATACACCATAGGTTCCATCCTCAATCTTTTGTAAGGCGGCATTTACTTTTGCTAACTCATCATCGTCATGGACTTTTAACGCCATATCTTTTTCACGTTCGTATAATTCAGTACCTAGATCTGCTGGATGATTATCGATGGTTGACAACTCATCAACAGAATCCCGTAAACTTCCTCGTTCTAAATATTCATCATCTGTATCCATTCTTCGTTGGAGCGAGTATTTTTGCTCAATTAACATATTTTTTAACTTTGATATCTTCTTCTCATTTAGAATAGTCATCACGTCCTTTTCATTATTATGAACGATTTTGATTGAATTATTTGTCTAAAGGATAAGTTTAAATACAAAAACGAAAAGAACAAAATCTAAAGCATTTGGACGGGAACATAAAGATGTAGCTTTGTAATAAAGTTTGATCAAAAATATCTCACAAACCGGCATTTTTCTATAAATAAAAAGACTCCATTTTGAAAAAAGATGATCAAAATGGAGTCTTATATTGTAATACTAAAATTGATTTTTATAAAAAAGATTGATTATTTTCTTCCTATGTTGTTCAACAATCGCTCCCGTTAGTGGAAGAAGAACAGAGATGCTTAATCAACTTAAGCCCTATTAGTTGAAGTTGAGGAGCCGGTTGAAAATGCAGATTTCATCGTTAAAAAATTATCTAGATACTGTTCATACAAAAAGCCACAAAACACTGATTTAACAGCATTCGTGGCCTTTTAATGGGTTTCCAAACTTTGATTTGGGAACGTTATTTGTATTTGGGTTGTATAAAACAAATAAATTTAATCACTAAATTCTTTAAAAAGGATTACTAATTCATATGGAAATTATTGTGTGTTTGTCGATGTATATAATAATTAATATATTATTGGTAGGTGTGAATGGATGAAGATGCAAGCGGTACAAGATGGGGTAATGAATATTTATCGGCAGGTGGCGAAGCAAGGATACGATGCGGATTTTGGTAATCTACTTGTTGCGACACAGCAGGCAGCAGAGCAGCGTGATAATGGTCAGAATGAGGAAGTGCGCGAGTTATCGTTTAAAGAAATGATTGAACTCGAGCATAAGGCGATTGTCGCTTTCAGGCAGGGCGATTTGATTGGTCATGAGCGTTATATGAAAGAGCTAAGTGGTCATCAAGGGTCGCTAGAGAGAGTGAATGCGGCGGCAGAAGCTCAGGCAGCAGAGGCGAATATGGATAATGGGATTTTCCCAGAGGATGCACCACAGTCGGTGAAAAGATATGTGAGTGGGCTGTCGATGAAGGAACACATAGTTATGTTTACGCAGGTGGCGGTACAGGAAATTATAGCGAATGCGTATCAGGATGGAAATGGGCATTGGCGTATTCGACACCGAGATGAGCCGGGTTATATTGATATTTTTGAGCAACCGGATTTTTCGTATACAAAGCTAGTGGAGAAAATGCTAGCACATATTGAATTGAATCGTAAATATACAACGCAAGATAAGTATGAGGAGCAATTAGACGTCATACTCGGCTTGAAGGAAGCTGCAAAGGGCTTTTAATTAGCGATATAGAAATTTGATAGAGGTTGGGAAAAAACCTATTTCTAAACATAGGTGCTAGCATTTTACGAAAGTAAGATGTCGGCGCCTATGTTTTTTGAACTGAAGCTAGTTTTGTTGTAGCTAAAATATCGAATAATAAATTAAGGAAGCCCTAACGAGTTTCCTTGATTTATGGTCCAGAAATTCCATTTGCCAACAGTAACAGAAATATAAATATTGATAACGGTATCATAAATGTAATATTTGAAAGAATACTGAACACCTTTACAGTTATATTTTTAGACTTGATCCCTAAAATTAACGACACAATAAACCCAATGTCTATCAAAACATATAAGAAAATTGGAATCCATAGATTTATATTCGGAGACCTAAATACAAAGAAAATAAATAATGCAACTAAGAACAAAACTAAAGTTAAAATGATTGGATAAAACTCTTTTTGTTGTTTCAATATATTACCTCCTTTCATTTTTTGTTTCAATTGTAATAGTAAATGTAATAACTTGACGAATTTTCGTAATTTTCTATTTTAAATAAGGACTACGCACTAAATTTATGCTGATTGATATTTTCGTTTCTGCGACTATCGACAAATAAGAACCAAAATAAAGGTAATTATCAAGATATTTCGTAGCTACACCTTTAAAACGACCTATCCATTGTTTTTTGGAGACCATTGACATTTTGGATGGGATACAAGCCCTTAATAATGTGCTTTCCATCGTTTGATTTAATCAGATAATACTCTAAGCCCTTTTCTTTTGCATTGGTTTTATAGGCTCTCCAAAAATCGGTTACAAGCACGTTTTCATTAGACAATTTAGAACTTTTAATACGCCCCATACAAGCAACTTTTGAGACAGTTGCATTGGTTCGGTCTCTGGCAAAGAGAACATAGACTTGTTCTTTGCTTATTCCCCTATGTTTAGATTTCCCACCTCTTTTACGAGGCTTCCGTTCAGTAATTCCACGTTGAATCCTGACATTTATCAAATATCAACAATTCCCTTTAACAGAGCCTTTATTTTTTAGTTCTAAAAGTATAGGTGCTATATTTAGCAAAATAGAAACAATTGACAGAAACCATAACGCCTTTTCCATAGTAGGTACAACATCCAATAAAGCCGCCCAATCTTCAACTTTTACCCAGTTAGATACAAGGCTATGTTCTGCACAGAGTGTCAATGCTGTAAATGATAACCCCATTGCCATCGCAAGTTTATAATCTTTACCTGTTGTATACATATAAAGATTTATAAAAGTTGCTACTATAGCAATAAGACCTAATATTAACCACATAATGATACCTCCCTTTTACAATATAGACATAAGTTGTAATCAAATTGTTCCCAAACGCTCGTTTGATAACGATTTGAAATGTTGTTATTCAATAATATGCCCTTTAATGAAAATAAGCGCTGATCCTTATTACAGTATCGCGCCCGATTGTTGAATAACTATTTTTTATTATTAATAGCATTTTCTCATATATTTCTATATCTATTTTAGGTAGTATATATACTAACAATTTTCTCGTTTAATAAAATCTCTTTTTCTTTTTTTAAACCATTTTTTATTGTGAACGGACTACATTCACGTTTAAAACATTGATAGTCATAGCAATGAAAGCACAAAAAAATGACAGAAACATATCGTAGTTTACGTCTGTCGAAGTTTATTATTTAGTAGTTCAATGACTATTTAAGATACTTTTAATAAAAATTAGAGCCACAGTTTAGTGACTCTAATTTTTATGTCTATTCTTTACAAAAATCTACAAATTTTTTTGCCTGTATTAAGGACATATCTGTTTGTTCTCTCACAAACTTCACCGCTTTAATTTCACCGACGGACTTTATTTTCTCTTTTACTAAGGCAATCAGTTCCTCATTATAAATTTTAGTATAATCCATTTTTCCGACCTCCTCTAATCTATAATACCTTATACGACTACTCTAACCATTTAGTTTCAAATATATATTAATACCACAAAAAGACCTTTGTAAAAATAAGGAAAAATTGATTGTGAGGGTTCATATTATTAGAATCCTCCTACCTTCGCTTTTTAATTGATTCAATTTTAACATGATTTATTTCGGTTAAATGGCCCTTTAATGGAAAAAGACGCATTCTTTATTAAAGAATTGCGCCCAATTGTGGAATGAGCTACTGCATATGCCCTCGAATTGTTCAGTAAATATTTGAATGACACAGTTAAAGATATCTAATTTTAGAAGGAGTATAATTTTAATAGCTCATGAATTGATAAACGAGTAGTAGCTTCCATTTTAACAAAATATGGTGATTGCCACTTTTTAGTTGCTATTGCTTGTTTGCTGGTGGGAGTATCCCAACTAGGATAAACTCTAATAGCCATTTTCCCCTTTGTATTAGCCGTTTTAAGGATGTTTTGTTTTAAAAGAACTTCTTTTGGAAAAACAAATTGGCCAAAATCACCAGTATTATTAAAAGTGTTTATTACCAGTAAATCAGTGGCATTATCATATGAAAATGCTTGATTTTTATTAGCTTCATCCTTTTCCCAAAAGGAAACAAACTGTCCCACCTTGTTAGGTGTTATTTTTGCGACTCTAAATCTAACAGATTTAGAATTTAACTGAAATACCCCAGCCCCGTAATCAGAATTTTGGGATTCCTCTCGGATGTTTTTTATAGTTAAATGATTCGGTTCATAAAGTAATTCATTTACAAATGTCAACGTTTTATTAAATTCATTCATAGTTTTACTCCTTATCTTATACTACGAATACCAATATATCATCTGCGGACTTGTTACCGTAATTGCTTTTTAAAAACTTTAGCTTTATTTCGTTAGACTCTTCATTTTGATTTACTGCCAATTTGTTTCAAGTAAGTAAGAAATACCACATAACAAAAGAGACACAATTCTATGGACAGTTTTCGAATTGTTCATTAGTACTCCATTAGTTGTTAATGCCACTCAAACATAATTAAAAACTAAAAAGAGCCATCACAATAATTAACAAAGATCCTATTATAAGAAACATTCCCCAACCATTTTTTCCTTTCATTTTATATTCTTCAATTCCCATAATTGCAAAGAGAATTCCAAGCAATAAAGATGATATTGGACCATATGAAAAATCCTTTGTCATTAATCCGTACATTGAAATCGCTACTACAATTAAAGCAAGCATTACTTTAATAATTTTCAGCTTAGTTCCCCCTCAATTGAAGACAGACTTTAGTTTTAGTTCATTATTTCATAACTTTTTATATTTTAACATTAATACCCAATTATGAAGTGTATTGTTATGTCACAATCTGGCCCTTTCCATGAATAAAGACGCTTTCCTTATTACAGAAAAGCGCCCTTTAATGGAATAACTAAATACATTTTGTGGCTTTTAAGTTTGTTTCCAAAAATTGGTTTATTTATGTATACGTTATAAATCTTTGTTGCACTCAATCCCCTGTTAAAGAACTTAACTTTGTTAAAGTCTTTCTAATTAGTTCAATGGAACATCAGATCTACTGACAAAAACATCCCCTTTAAAAATCCTTCCATCAGATGTTGTGACCACTATTGTATGGTCACCAGAAGAAGCAGCTGATTGGACCCATGTAGTAGAACCATTAGCCACTAAATTATAAGTTTGCGTGTGACTATTCTGTTGAATTTGCACGGTTACATTTGTCCCTGTATTGTTTGTAACATGAAATTTAAAGACTTCGAATCTGATGGTTG
This genomic stretch from Lysinibacillus pakistanensis harbors:
- a CDS encoding TetR/AcrR family transcriptional regulator codes for the protein MPSSTFFNLPKEKKLKILEVSMAEFSEHGYQESSISSIIKKAEIPRGSFYQYFEDKLDLYKYVVEQVGIKKHEYSQYLTQITSEMKFIDIVRNLFIGGIHFYRKHPDMAKIANDLILNSDQDLKKSLLGEEDKKSNEFFHTLINESKKKHEIDQRLNNETIILLIQTLNLSLVQNFINKSGNDYFDDKLFSLIDEMMLFLEKGLSIPIQGKEKNF
- a CDS encoding TraR/DksA C4-type zinc finger protein; protein product: MLNEKKISKLKNMLIEQKYSLQRRMDTDDEYLERGSLRDSVDELSTIDNHPADLGTELYEREKDMALKVHDDDELAKVNAALQKIEDGTYGVCEVCQQDIPYDRLVALPYTAFCIEHTAKDVPTDRPVEEQVMLPPVDNSFSGRDDKDDIHDYEDVFQVVAKYGTSESPSDFEGDFENYDELYEDPEEIAVNDEWDSYHISETDELTRQVSIQEVEHARKFDYLED
- a CDS encoding MepB family protein, encoding MNEFNKTLTFVNELLYEPNHLTIKNIREESQNSDYGAGVFQLNSKSVRFRVAKITPNKVGQFVSFWEKDEANKNQAFSYDNATDLLVINTFNNTGDFGQFVFPKEVLLKQNILKTANTKGKMAIRVYPSWDTPTSKQAIATKKWQSPYFVKMEATTRLSIHELLKLYSF
- a CDS encoding alpha/beta hydrolase, which gives rise to MNISLNKTKMLLALLILLVTITGCTTKNPVSSNEDQSISNQNQSTASKTETINETSLAEMTNIPLNPPVEYDPAWPDRTIKSSRGHLVNSCVPDELRDQATTLTTSDGVYLSALVLGSGNKGVLLAHEQGYSICSFLDIGTELADNGYLVIIPEYRNHGASQKIQVNEHIELDADAALNELKRMGAKKVFLAGASCGGTTAIVAGVRQELPIEGLIILSSPAQCSNLDAIPSVKEIKAPSLFVFSPGDYGGSIEKHVRQLYQESRATDKELIVDESGYHGTDMYHMGQDGDVLKSLLIDFVKEEFK